DNA sequence from the Caulobacter segnis genome:
TAGCGCTCCTCGCCGACCTCGTCCGGCGCGCCGGACGCGCGGGCCAGGATCAGCTGGCGCGCCAGGGTCTGGCCCGCTTCCCAGCGGTTGAACAGATCGGGGTCCGAGGCGAACAGGACGTAGCGATCGGCGGACCGCGCGTCGGTCGTCAGGTTCACCGGGGCCGAGAAGCCGCGCAGGGCCGAGACGACCGGCTCGCTGGCCACGTTTTCCCAACGGACGGTGGTCGTGGCCTTGTCCAGCAGCACCACCTCGGTGTCGCGCAAGACCTCGCCGCTGCTCGACAGCAGGCCGATCGCCACCGGGATCGGCACGGCGCGCTTGGTAGGCTGGCCGGGCGTCGGGGCGGTGGTCTGGGACAGGGTCAGGGTCACGGCCCGGCCCTCGGCGTTGTAGGCGCTCTCCAGCGTCACCGACGGCGTGCCGGCCTGCTCGTACCAGCCAAAGAAGTCGGTCAGATCGCGGCCCGAGGCCTCGGCGAAGCAGGCGATGAAGGCCTCGACCGTGGTCGCCTCGCCGTCATGGCGCTGGAAGTAGAGGTCGCAGCCCTTCCGGAACGCGTCCGCGCCGAGGATGGTCTTGAGCATGCGGATGATCTCCGAGCCCTTCTCGTAGATCGTCGCGGTGTAGAAGTTGTCGATCTTCAGATAGCTGGACGGGCGCACCGGGTGGGCGAGGGGGCCGGCGTCCTCGGCGAACTGCCGGGCGCGCAGGGCCCTGACCTCCTTGATCCGCTGCACCGCCGCGTCGCGCATGTCGGCGCTGAAGCTCTGGTCGCGGAAGACGGTGAAGCCCTCCTTCAGGCACAGCTGGAACCAGTCGCGGCAGGTGATGCGGTTGCCGGTCCAGTTGTGGAAGTACTCGTGGGCGACCACGGCCTCGATGCGCTCGTAGTCCAGGTCGGTGGCGGTCTGCGGATCGGCCAGCAGCAGGGAGCTGTTGAAGATGTTCAGCCCCTTGTTCTCCATGGCCCCGAAGTTGAAGTCGCGCACGGCCACGATCATGAAGAGGTCGAGGTCGTACTCGCGGCCGAAGGTGTCCTCGTCCCACTTCATCGCCCGCTTGAGGCTGTCCAGGGCGTAGGCCGCGCGCGAGGCCTGGCCGGGGTCGACGAAGACCCGCAGGGCGACCTCGCGGCCGCTCATGGTGACGAACTTGTCGGCCAGGACGTCCAGGTGGCCGGCCACCAGGGCGAACAGGTAGCAGGGCTTGGGGAAGGGGTCCGTCCACTCGGCGAAGAAGCGATCGTCGCCCAGCGCGCCGCTGTCGACGAGATTGCCGTTGCTCAGCAGATGCGTGAACGCCCGGTCGGCCTCGATGCGCACGCTGTAGCGGGACAGCACGTCGGGCCGGTCGGGGAAATAGGTGATGGTCCGGAAGCCCTCGGCCTCGCACTGGGTGCAGAAGCGGCCGCCGGACATGTAGAGGCCCATCAGAGCCTTGTTCGAGGATGGATCGATCTCGACCTCGGTGGTCAGGACGAACTGGTCGGGGACGTCGTGGATCGTCAGGTGCTCGGGATCGATCGCGTACTGGTTGGCGCTCAGCGCCTGGCCGTCGATCGCGATCGACAGCAGCTTCAGCCGCTCGCCGTTCA
Encoded proteins:
- the pepN gene encoding aminopeptidase N produces the protein MRTDTPQPIRLADYRPFPFAIETTRLVFELHPTQTRVKAELSVRRTGDQREALVLNGERLKLLSIAIDGQALSANQYAIDPEHLTIHDVPDQFVLTTEVEIDPSSNKALMGLYMSGGRFCTQCEAEGFRTITYFPDRPDVLSRYSVRIEADRAFTHLLSNGNLVDSGALGDDRFFAEWTDPFPKPCYLFALVAGHLDVLADKFVTMSGREVALRVFVDPGQASRAAYALDSLKRAMKWDEDTFGREYDLDLFMIVAVRDFNFGAMENKGLNIFNSSLLLADPQTATDLDYERIEAVVAHEYFHNWTGNRITCRDWFQLCLKEGFTVFRDQSFSADMRDAAVQRIKEVRALRARQFAEDAGPLAHPVRPSSYLKIDNFYTATIYEKGSEIIRMLKTILGADAFRKGCDLYFQRHDGEATTVEAFIACFAEASGRDLTDFFGWYEQAGTPSVTLESAYNAEGRAVTLTLSQTTAPTPGQPTKRAVPIPVAIGLLSSSGEVLRDTEVVLLDKATTTVRWENVASEPVVSALRGFSAPVNLTTDARSADRYVLFASDPDLFNRWEAGQTLARQLILARASGAPDEVGEERYAEALGQALIDDAAEPAFKALLLALPTEPDLALASEPADPAALHDARGLLRTRIAVHLGDLLRRLHGEMQSGGEFSPSAQAAGRRALRNACADVLSADPSAENLARLVGHYTAGGNMTDQIGALHALVVSGDDQRDIALTNFHGAWRKEPLVLDKWFAVQAQDPSDGALQRVIALTTHPDFEPTNPNRLRALVSTFANYNPARFHDPSGAGYRFLADQILAVDAFNPMTAARMIEPLGGWRRYKPELGQLMREQLERITAHPDLSKNVLELATKALG